In a genomic window of Curtobacterium flaccumfaciens pv. betae:
- a CDS encoding tyrosine-protein phosphatase, producing MSPRRHSPLTRSPRLHSPRTTRVAATALAGLAVVASAAFSVTAAHADDTLQPAFTAADHPITDVPGLVNGRELAAVHGRSGQTVNAPRLIRSESLDKITAAGATTLADEYHVDLVVDLRTPSQIAAKPDVAIPGARHVDISMFGADGDYSDDTAMYHDLVDKGRVDQATPGSMITAYRRVLRILATHTSGTVLIHCSHGMDRTGTVVDLLDRVLGVDSADILHDYLLSNTQLGVTWAAPQLLQGTFEQDIATEYGGMDSYLSDTIGVTKHEAAALRERFLVSNDPTASSITVAGVRVHLPAAASSHGATVTAPVRTLRAADVHVHTTNPNAVTSVHVSGRTAHITVTAQDGTTTKGYRLTVRHPATKR from the coding sequence GTGTCCCCGCGCCGCCACTCCCCACTCACCCGCTCCCCACGCCTCCACTCCCCGCGCACCACCCGCGTCGCCGCGACCGCCCTCGCCGGCCTGGCCGTCGTCGCCTCCGCCGCGTTCTCCGTCACCGCCGCCCACGCCGACGACACCCTGCAGCCGGCGTTCACCGCCGCCGACCACCCGATCACCGACGTCCCCGGGCTGGTCAACGGCCGTGAGCTCGCCGCAGTCCACGGCCGGTCCGGTCAGACCGTGAACGCCCCGCGGCTGATCCGCTCCGAGTCACTCGACAAGATCACCGCGGCCGGGGCCACGACCCTGGCCGACGAGTACCACGTCGACCTCGTCGTCGACCTGCGCACGCCGTCCCAGATCGCCGCGAAGCCGGACGTCGCGATCCCGGGTGCACGACACGTCGACATCTCGATGTTCGGCGCGGACGGCGACTACAGCGATGACACCGCGATGTACCACGACCTGGTCGACAAGGGCCGGGTCGACCAGGCGACACCCGGGTCGATGATCACCGCGTACCGCCGGGTGCTCCGGATCCTCGCCACGCACACCAGCGGCACGGTCCTGATCCACTGCTCCCACGGCATGGACCGCACCGGCACCGTCGTGGACCTGCTCGACCGGGTGCTCGGCGTCGACAGCGCGGACATCCTGCACGACTACCTGCTCTCGAACACGCAGCTCGGGGTGACCTGGGCCGCACCGCAGCTGCTGCAGGGCACCTTCGAGCAGGACATCGCGACCGAGTACGGCGGCATGGACTCGTACCTGAGCGACACGATCGGCGTGACGAAGCACGAGGCCGCCGCCCTGCGCGAGCGCTTCCTCGTGTCGAACGACCCCACCGCGTCCTCCATCACGGTCGCGGGCGTGCGCGTCCACCTGCCCGCCGCTGCCTCGTCGCACGGCGCGACGGTCACGGCCCCGGTCCGGACGCTGCGCGCTGCGGACGTCCACGTGCACACCACGAACCCGAACGCGGTCACGAGCGTGCACGTCTCCGGGCGGACCGCGCACATCACCGTGACGGCCCAGGACGGCACCACGACCAAGGGATACCGCCTGACGGTGCGGCACCCGGCGACGAAGCGCTAG
- a CDS encoding trypsin-like serine protease: MTSHAHPALVRALAVAVSLAAVVGATLTWAPSASATTSDPDRVAAPIIAGTEVGVPGGTCTVGAVLAAKGFRSQFTQYQRATRWVVLARHCAPLQAPVQLDGATVGSVVWQSAESDLELAVVPPLACTRARAATGSCDPSVATWTPRASGRVFNRVGGVLARPAVTGIGQPDAAPFCTSGASSGLLCSWTSTRVPAASRPGAQHLAAARAEAGVGAGIEPGDAGGPVISTTNRLYGIISGSTTTSTTGSTVLLYTPVQQVLTELFRYRLAPAS; this comes from the coding sequence CTGGCCGTCGCCGTGTCCCTGGCGGCCGTCGTCGGGGCCACCCTCACCTGGGCTCCTTCCGCCTCGGCCACCACGAGCGACCCCGACCGGGTCGCAGCGCCGATCATCGCCGGCACCGAGGTCGGGGTCCCCGGCGGCACCTGCACGGTCGGTGCCGTGCTGGCCGCGAAGGGGTTCCGCAGCCAGTTCACGCAGTACCAGCGGGCGACCCGGTGGGTCGTGCTCGCGAGGCACTGCGCGCCGCTGCAGGCACCCGTGCAGCTCGACGGTGCGACCGTCGGCAGCGTGGTCTGGCAGTCCGCGGAGTCGGACCTCGAACTCGCGGTCGTCCCGCCCCTGGCGTGCACCCGGGCCCGGGCGGCGACCGGGTCGTGCGACCCGTCCGTCGCGACCTGGACGCCTCGGGCATCGGGTCGCGTGTTCAACCGGGTCGGCGGGGTCCTGGCACGTCCCGCCGTGACCGGCATCGGCCAACCGGATGCCGCTCCCTTCTGCACCAGCGGGGCGTCGAGCGGGCTGCTGTGTTCCTGGACCTCCACACGTGTGCCGGCAGCAAGCCGTCCCGGCGCGCAGCACCTCGCCGCCGCGCGCGCCGAGGCCGGTGTCGGCGCCGGCATCGAGCCGGGCGACGCCGGCGGACCGGTGATCAGCACCACGAACCGGCTGTACGGGATCATCTCGGGCAGCACGACGACGAGCACGACAGGCTCGACGGTGCTGCTCTACACGCCCGTCCAGCAGGTGCTGACCGAGCTGTTCCGGTACCGGCTGGCCCCGGCGTCCTGA